A genomic region of Candidatus Polarisedimenticolia bacterium contains the following coding sequences:
- the serS gene encoding serine--tRNA ligase, which translates to MLDVNRVREKSQEIEQALKNRGATIDLSEFHRLDSRRRTLLKQVEDLKAKRNRSSEEIARLKKEKKDAAALIEEMRGVGAEIATLDAEVANLEESLRALMLLIPNVPHASVPVGAESAANQLIRVWGEEPRFSFTPRPHEELGAALGILDFERAAKIAGARFCLYKGAGARLERALINFMLDVQTKEHGYTEVLPPFMVNSASLIGTGNLPKFAADLFKLEGTDYYLIPTAEVPVTNIYRDEILDGEALPRKFAAYTPCFRSEAGSYGRDTKGLIRQHQFNKVEIVKFSRPESSYEELESLTRDAESILQKLGLHYRVVCLATGDMGFSSAKTYDLEVWLPSQKAYREISSCSNFEDFQARRANIRYRPSPKAKPEFVHTLNGSGLAVGRTLVAILENFQQEDGSVRIPKPLIPYTEFEQINPLG; encoded by the coding sequence GTGCTGGACGTCAACCGGGTGCGGGAGAAGTCGCAGGAGATCGAGCAGGCGCTGAAGAACCGCGGCGCCACCATCGATCTCTCCGAGTTCCATCGCCTCGATTCCCGCCGCCGCACCCTCCTCAAGCAGGTCGAAGATCTCAAGGCGAAGCGCAACCGCAGCTCGGAAGAGATCGCCCGCCTCAAGAAGGAGAAGAAGGACGCCGCGGCGCTCATCGAGGAGATGCGGGGCGTGGGAGCGGAGATCGCCACTCTGGATGCCGAAGTGGCGAACCTCGAGGAGTCGCTGCGCGCCCTGATGCTCCTGATTCCCAACGTGCCGCACGCCAGCGTGCCGGTTGGAGCGGAATCCGCCGCCAATCAGCTGATCCGGGTCTGGGGGGAAGAGCCGCGCTTCAGCTTCACGCCGCGCCCGCACGAGGAGCTGGGCGCCGCTCTCGGGATCCTCGATTTCGAGCGCGCCGCGAAGATCGCGGGAGCGCGCTTCTGTCTTTACAAGGGAGCCGGGGCGCGGCTGGAGCGGGCGCTGATCAATTTCATGCTCGACGTGCAGACGAAGGAGCACGGCTACACCGAGGTGCTGCCTCCCTTCATGGTCAACTCCGCCAGTCTGATCGGCACCGGCAACCTGCCGAAATTCGCCGCCGATCTCTTCAAGCTGGAGGGGACCGATTACTACCTCATCCCGACGGCGGAGGTGCCGGTCACCAACATCTACCGCGACGAGATCCTGGACGGGGAGGCGCTCCCCAGGAAGTTCGCCGCCTACACCCCCTGCTTCCGCAGCGAGGCCGGCTCCTACGGGCGCGACACCAAGGGGCTGATCCGCCAGCACCAGTTCAACAAGGTGGAGATCGTGAAGTTTTCGCGGCCGGAAAGCTCGTACGAGGAGCTGGAATCGCTGACGCGCGACGCCGAGTCCATTCTGCAGAAGCTGGGGCTGCACTACCGCGTGGTCTGCCTGGCCACCGGCGACATGGGCTTCTCCTCGGCGAAGACCTACGACCTGGAGGTCTGGCTCCCCAGCCAGAAGGCCTATCGGGAGATTTCGTCCTGCTCCAATTTCGAGGATTTCCAGGCGCGGCGGGCCAACATCCGCTACCGCCCATCGCCCAAAGCGAAGCCGGAGTTCGTGCACACCCTGAACGGGTCGGGACTGGCGGTGGGCCGGACGCTCGTGGCGATTCTAGAGAACTTCCAGCAGGAGGACGGCTCGGTCCGCATCCCCAAGCCGCTCATCCCCTACACCGAATTCGAGCAGATCAACCCGCTGGGCTGA